The following coding sequences are from one Frigoribacterium sp. Leaf415 window:
- a CDS encoding DUF721 domain-containing protein codes for MSVDDAPQPPASTPPAPPEPEAQPDSEAQRVYLRFRRVFGDPNSRSRDARKRKSIKLGSPSQPFGTGREPRGIADVLSAVTNELGWNSPLAQSELMTAWPDMVGAELAAHSDPVSIDDGTLTVQCDSTAWATQLRLMRTQVTTTIVQRYPDAGIQSVRFLAPNAPTWKRGPRSVPGRGPRDTYG; via the coding sequence GTGAGCGTCGACGACGCACCGCAGCCTCCGGCGTCCACGCCACCCGCGCCTCCTGAACCCGAGGCGCAGCCCGACAGCGAGGCCCAACGGGTCTACCTGCGGTTCCGCCGGGTGTTCGGCGACCCCAACTCGCGGTCGCGCGACGCCCGGAAGCGCAAGTCGATCAAGCTGGGGTCCCCGAGCCAGCCGTTCGGCACCGGACGCGAGCCCCGAGGCATCGCCGACGTGCTGTCGGCCGTCACCAACGAACTCGGCTGGAACAGCCCGTTGGCGCAGTCCGAGCTGATGACCGCCTGGCCCGACATGGTGGGCGCCGAGCTGGCCGCGCACTCGGATCCGGTGTCGATCGACGACGGCACCCTGACCGTTCAATGCGACTCGACGGCCTGGGCGACGCAGCTCCGGCTGATGCGCACGCAGGTCACGACGACCATCGTGCAGAGGTACCCGGACGCGGGCATCCAGTCGGTGCGTTTCTTGGCACCCAACGCCCCGACCTGGAAACGCGGCCCCAGATCGGTTCCAGGGCGGGGCCCTCGCGATACTTATGGTTGA